GGTGGACTGTTGCGCCCGCGCCACCCCGCGGGTCAGTCCCTCGCGGTCCAGTCGCCCGAGCCCTCGCCGATGCCGCCCCCCAGCCCGTCGCCGCCGCGGAGGGCGATCGCCACCCCGGCGCCGAGCGCCGCCACCGCCAGCATGGTCCGGATGGGGTGCAGCTTCGCGCCGGTGTAGGCGCTGCTCTTCGCCACGTGGCCGGGGTAGTCGCCGCGCTCGGCGAGGTCGCCCTTGCGCGGGCGGTGCAGGGCGTCGCGCCGCTTCGCGGGCGTGGGCTCGTCGCTCTTCTGCTGCTCGAAGAGGCTGGACTCCATGTACCGGTCGGTCAGGCGCGGGGCCAGCTTCCCCATCCCGGCGAGAACCCCCCCGCCGGCGCCCACGGTGATGTCCCGCACGGGCCGCTCGGCGCAGCGGAGGATGGTCTTCGCCACCACCCGCGGCGAGTACACGGGCGGCGGGAAGCTGGGCTCCCGGTCCATCAGGTTCCGGGCGTGCTGCGGGTACTGGGTGTCGATGGACGACGGCTTCACCAGGGTGACGGAGATGGGCGCCCCCTCCTCCTCCAGCTCCATGCGCAGGGCGTCGGTGAAGCCCTTGATGGCGTGCTTGCTGGCGGAGTAGTGCCCCTGCAGCGGGATGGCGCGGTCCGAAACGACGCTCCCCACGTTGATCAGCGCCCCGCCATGCTCGCGCAGGTGCTCGGCGGCGAGGAGGGAGCCGTGCACCATCCCCCAGTAGTTGGTCTCGAACAGGCGGCGCGCGTCCTCCAGCGGGACCTCCTCGATGCGGCCGTAGATGGAGACGCCCGCGTTGTTGATCCAGGTGTCGATGCCGCCGAACTCCTTGACGGCGTGCTCGGCCGCGGAGCGCAGCTCGTCCATGTCGCCCACGTCGGCCACGGAGTAGGTGGCCTCGCCGCCGTCCTTCTGGATGGCGCGGACGGCCTTCTTCAGGTCGGACTTGTCGCGCGAGACGAGCACCACCCGCGCCCCGCGCTTGGCGGCCAGCCGCGCGGTGGCGAGCCCGATCCCGCTGGTCGCGCCGGTCACGACGATCACCTGCTCCTCCAGCGGCCTCAACTTGATGTCCATCGTATGCTCCGCTCCTTCGTGAGAGTTGCCCATGAGAGGGGGAGGGAGCGGGCCGCAACCGCCGTGCCGGGGGATGGACGAAGCTGGTGCGGTTTACGGCTTGTCGGAGCCCCTGCTGGATGGATCCGACAGGTGCGGAGGTGCGAGGAAGGGAAGCTCGCGACGGATCCGGCCGGGTGTCCAGTGCTGCTCCCGCTCAAGGCGGCGCTCGATCGTTCCAGGACATCTGGGTCAGGAGAGTGTAAACTCTGTATACACAAGGACGTACACAGCGTACATATTTAGGCGCTATCTCAATCGAACATAGGCGCTTACATTTGGTGCCTGGGCGCGGGAAATCGCCCGCCCCAGCCTCTCATTTCCAGTCAGGAGTCCTACCCATGCGTACCACTCGTATCCTCCTCGCCGCGCTTGCCCTCGCGCTCTTCTCCGCCTGCTCCGCGGAGCAGGGAGGCCCCGTCTCGCCCGCCAGGCCGGCGTTCGACGGTGTCGGGCTCGACGGATCGGGGAACTCCATCGGGGCGGACACGACGTCGACGACGCTGTCGGAGCGCTGCGGCATCGGGACATGCGGGAGCGGCAACTGATTTAATCCATCGGCATGAGGGTGTGGATGGGACTATAGGGCGCGTCGTCCCGCCGCACCCTCATGGCCGTCATCAGGTTGGTAGTAAGGTCGGCAGCGGCTTCGCTGCTTCTCCGCGCGGGATTGCTCCGGGTTCCATTCACACCGTGGATCTTCTCTTCGGCGATCACGCTGTGTCGGACTGCGTCCAGGATCGATTCCGCAACGAAGAGCACTTCCCCCTCGGCCCGTTCCTTCGCAAGGCGGAATGCCTCCTCGGCCGCAAGCTGGGCCCGATCCCAGGATCCGAAGCTGCTTGCGCCGAGTGCGAGCTGGGCGAGGGCCGCGGCGTGGCCGTCCGCCGTCGCCTGATGGCGGATCGTCGCCCAGCTCTCGATCCACATGCTCTCGAACACCTCCTTCCAACCTGCTCCGGCGGCCGCTCTCGCGAGGCTCGCGAGCAGCAGGAGGCGGTTGCGCGGCTCCCACACGTGGTCGAGCAGCGAGGTAAAGAGTTGCGCGGCGCTTTCGAACTCTCCGCTGCGATCCATCCAGAGCCAGGCGATGTCCTTCGACATCCGGAAGATCCGGCCGTGTCCGGGTCCATATGCCGAGATCGCCCGCCGAGCGTACTCCATCGCCAGCGTTTCGTTCATCAGGTCGAAGCTGAGAAGCATCAGGTCGTACAGCGCGTCGCCCTCCAGCGTCCGCAGGTCGTGCCGCCGCGCGATCCGCTGCGTGAGCTTGTGATAGCGCATGGCGAGCGGCAGGTTGCCGCGCTGGCGGTACAGGTTGCCCAGGCCGGACATCGCCAGCGTCGCCACCTCCCAGCGGCCGGCGCCCCGCGCGACCCAGTGCGCCCACTTGAGCCACCCCTCCGCCTCGTCGTACAGGGCCAGCTTCCGCGCGACCCGGCCCACGCTGTAGGCATGGTGCGGGTTGTCCGGGTCCGCGTCCTCCGCCGCCTGGAAGAAGGCGAGCGCGGTGCGTCCCGCCGCGGCGTCCTCCGCCCAGAGGCCCACGTGCATGCACCCGAGCGCCACGGCTTCCATCGCGGGCTGGTCCGGGACCGCATCGCGGATGAGGCGGTCGAGCGCGGGGAGGGTCGCGGACAGCTCCGGCACCAGCCCGTCCAGCCGCCACCCCGCCTCGTCGAGCGTGGCCTCGTCGGGCGCGGTGATCGCCTCCAGCCAGGAGCGGACGTCGCGCAGCACCTGCCAGAGTACCAGCCCGGCCTCCTCCTTCCCGATCTCCGTCAGCTCCTTCACGATGAACACGTAGGGGATCCGCTCGTCGGGGTCGAGCACGATCGGGCCGGGGTAGCGCGGATGGCACATGGGCAGGATGCGCAAGGAGTGGGCGTTCTGGATCTCTACGCTGCCGACACGATAACGTGGACAAAGTGGACGCGCCAGAGGCGCGTCCATGGCGCCTCGCCGACACCGCGGAACGTGCCGGCACCCGGGTGGGCAGGGCCGCTCCGGGCGCATAGTTTGCCTCCCGGTCCGCCGGACCTTTCTCCAGGTGGAGGACGGAGCATGGCCAGAGAGGTGGAGGCAGTCGAGGACCCGGGGCTCTCCGCGCGCGTGGTCGCGCGGGTGCCGCTGCTGTACGAGGAGGGCCCCGACGCGGAGCTGGACCGCCCCGCGCACGTCCGCGCCGGGTCGAGCCTCGCCTGGGTGGGCGGCAACCTCGCCGTGGTGCAGGACGATGCCAACTTCGTCGCGCTGGTGGACCCGGCGACGCTCCGCGCCCGCGCCGTCCCCCTCCCGGCGGGCCACGGAGGAAAGCGGCAGTTCGACGACGTGCGGGGCACCAAGGCCCACAAGCTGGACCTGGAGGCGTGCGTGGCTGTCCCCGGCGCGGAGGGCGACCTGCTCCTGGCCTTCGGCTCGGGGTCGTCGGCGCGCCGCGAGCGCGTGGCCGTCGTGGAAGGGCTCCCCGGCAGCGCGCCGACGGTCGCCCTGCGCGACGCCTCCGCGCTGTACCGCCGCCTCCGGGAGCGCGACGACTTCGCCGGGAGCGACCTGAACGTGGAGGGGGCGGTGCTCCTGGGGGGGCGGCTGCGGCTCTTCGGGCGGGGGAACGGCGCCCCCCGCGGCGGCCTCCTCCCCGTGGACGCCACCTGCGACCTGGAGTGGGCGGCGCTCCGGGCCTACCTCCGCGACCCGGAAGCGGCGCCGCCGGAGCCGCAGGAGGTGGTGCGCTACCGGCTGGGCGAGATCGACGGGCTGCGGCTCGGCTTCACCGACGCCGCGCACGGGGGAGGGCGGCTCCTGTACTCCGCCGCCGCGGAAGACTCGCCCGACGCCACCCGCGACGGCCGCGTCGCAGGATCCGCGCTCGGCGTGTTCGACGCCCCGGACCGGGTGCGCTGGACGCCGCTGCGCGGGCCCGACGGCAGCCCGTTCACCGCGAAGGTCGAAGGGCTCGCGCTGGCGTCCTCCGGCCGCGCCTGGGTGGTGGTGGACAGCGACGACCCCGCCGCTCCCAGCGAGCTGTGCGAGGTGGAGCTTTCCGGCCGCTGGTAGGGGAGCGGCGGCGCGGGGCGTGCGGTGAGGCGGATGGCCGCTGCACGCGCCGCCGTCCCCCACACCCGCCGCCCCCGAGGAGGCCCATGATCCGCTTCGCGCTCGCGCTTTGCCTGCTCGCCGGCTGTTCCGGCGACGACGGCTCGGGGCCGCCGGACCCGGGCGGCGAGGGGGTCCGGCTGGAGGAAGTGGCGCGCGGCCTCGCCAACCCGCTGTACCTGACCGCCCCGCGCGGCGATCCGCGCCTCTTCGTCGTGGAGCAGCCGGGGCGCATCCGCGTGGTGGAGAACGGCGCGCTCCTCCCCGCGCCCTTCCTGGACATCGCCGACCGCGTCTCCAGCGGCGGCGAGCGGGGGCTGCTCAGCGTGGCCTTCCACCCCTCGTACGCCTCCAACGGCTACCTCTACGTCAACTACACCGACCGCGGCGGCGACACCCGCGTGGAGCGCTACCGCGTGAGCGGCGACCGCAACCGCGCCGATCCCGCGTCCGCGAAGCTGATCCTGCAGGTGGCGCAGCCGTTCTCGAACCACAACGGCGGGCTGGTGGCGTTCGGGCCCGACGGCAGGCTGTACGTGGGGATGGGCGACGGCGGCTCCGCGAACGACCCGCAGGGGCACGGGCAGAACCCGGCGACGCTGCTGGGCGCCATGCTCCGCATCGACGTGGACGCCGGGGACCCGTACGCCGTCCCGGCGGACAACCCCTTCGCGGGGCGGTCCGGCGCGCGGGGGGAGGTCTGGGCCACCGGGCTGCGGAACCCCTGGCGCTTCGCCTGGGACCGCGAGGCCGGGCTCCTCTACACGGCCGACGTGGGACAGAACGCGGTGGAGGAGGTGAACGTCGTCCGCGCGGGTGCGGCCGGGCTGAACTACGGGTGGAACGTCATGGAGGGGAGCCGGTGCTTCCGCCCGGCGGAGGGGTGCAGCCGGGACGGGCTCGTCATCCCCGTGCTGGAGTACTCGCACGCCGAGGGGTGCTCCGTCACCGGCGGGTACGTGTACCGGGGAAGCCGGATCCCGGCGCTGCGCGGGCACTACTTCTACGGAGACTTCTGTCGGGGGTGGGTGCGCAGCTTCCGCTACGACGGGAACGGCGCGGCGGACCGGCGGGAGTGGGACTTCGGGGACGTGGGGAACGTCCTCTCGTTCGGGGAGGACGCGGCGGGGGAGCTGTACGTGCTCTCGGCCAGCGGGCGGGTGTACCGGATGGCCCCGGCGTGAGCCCCGGGCCCGGGGTGTCCTCCTTTCCGTCCGGCGGGGTGTCCTCCCCCGCAGACGCAGGGCGGGCGCGGTTGCGGTGCCCGGCGAAGGTAAGCCGCTGCGGGGGTTCGGCTTGGCCCTCCGGCGATCCCGGGGACCGTACGTTGCGCCTGCGGTGCGGTACGCATCCCGGCCGATCCCCGGCCGCCCGCCCCACCTCCGCCTGGGAAGGTGCCGCATGTTCTCCAACCTCACGTCCGGGCGCCGCAAGCGCCGCTTCTGGAGCCCGGCCACCGTCGCCGCCTCCGTCGGCGCGCACGTCCTCCTCCTCGGCGGGGTCCTTCTCGCCTCCGGCGGGGAGCCCCGTCGCGAGGTGGTGGACATCCTCCCCATCGGCCCCTACGTGCCGGAGGTGCCGGAGCCCCCTCGCGAGCCGGAGCTCGCCGTCCCCGAGCCGATGAGGCCGGAGGCGCCGAGCGCGCCCAAGACGGGGGACTACGTACAGCCCACCCCGCCCGAGGACATCCCGAAGGGGCTGCCCGACTACAGCCCCGCGGACCGCCCGCTCACCCCGGCCGACGTCGACGGGATCGGCCGGGTCCGGGGCGACGTGGTCGGCCCGGTAGACCCTGCCGACGACCGGCCGCCCACCGGCGCGACCGGCCCCGTCGTCTCCGGCGGCGAGGTGTACGACGTCGGCGCCGTCGCCGAGCGCCCGGCGCTGGCGAACGCCGCGGAGATGCAGCGCGTCCTGCAGCGCCTCTACCCCACGCTGCTGCGCGAGGCGGGGATCGCCGGTCAGACGCAGCTGCAGCTCGTGATCGACGCGCAGGGCCGGGTGGAGCCGGGGAGCGTGACCGTGGTGTCCACCACCCACGAGGGGTTCTCGGACGCTTCCGTGAAGGCGGCGGAGCGCTTC
This genomic stretch from Longimicrobiaceae bacterium harbors:
- a CDS encoding SDR family oxidoreductase, which encodes MDIKLRPLEEQVIVVTGATSGIGLATARLAAKRGARVVLVSRDKSDLKKAVRAIQKDGGEATYSVADVGDMDELRSAAEHAVKEFGGIDTWINNAGVSIYGRIEEVPLEDARRLFETNYWGMVHGSLLAAEHLREHGGALINVGSVVSDRAIPLQGHYSASKHAIKGFTDALRMELEEEGAPISVTLVKPSSIDTQYPQHARNLMDREPSFPPPVYSPRVVAKTILRCAERPVRDITVGAGGGVLAGMGKLAPRLTDRYMESSLFEQQKSDEPTPAKRRDALHRPRKGDLAERGDYPGHVAKSSAYTGAKLHPIRTMLAVAALGAGVAIALRGGDGLGGGIGEGSGDWTARD
- a CDS encoding PQQ-dependent sugar dehydrogenase gives rise to the protein MIRFALALCLLAGCSGDDGSGPPDPGGEGVRLEEVARGLANPLYLTAPRGDPRLFVVEQPGRIRVVENGALLPAPFLDIADRVSSGGERGLLSVAFHPSYASNGYLYVNYTDRGGDTRVERYRVSGDRNRADPASAKLILQVAQPFSNHNGGLVAFGPDGRLYVGMGDGGSANDPQGHGQNPATLLGAMLRIDVDAGDPYAVPADNPFAGRSGARGEVWATGLRNPWRFAWDREAGLLYTADVGQNAVEEVNVVRAGAAGLNYGWNVMEGSRCFRPAEGCSRDGLVIPVLEYSHAEGCSVTGGYVYRGSRIPALRGHYFYGDFCRGWVRSFRYDGNGAADRREWDFGDVGNVLSFGEDAAGELYVLSASGRVYRMAPA
- a CDS encoding TonB family protein, which gives rise to MFSNLTSGRRKRRFWSPATVAASVGAHVLLLGGVLLASGGEPRREVVDILPIGPYVPEVPEPPREPELAVPEPMRPEAPSAPKTGDYVQPTPPEDIPKGLPDYSPADRPLTPADVDGIGRVRGDVVGPVDPADDRPPTGATGPVVSGGEVYDVGAVAERPALANAAEMQRVLQRLYPTLLREAGIAGQTQLQLVIDAQGRVEPGSVTVVSTTHEGFSDASVKAAERFRFRPAKVGGRGVRVMITLPITWTLER